A genomic region of Janthinobacterium lividum contains the following coding sequences:
- a CDS encoding efflux RND transporter permease subunit encodes MFLSDFSIKRPTATIVLILAMMCVGLLALKKLRVNQNPDVEVPFIVVSIPYPGASPDTVEREVVNRLEKSLQSISGVTEVNSDSNEGSASIFLKFSFNTNLIEASDNIRNAIAAVRYKLPTEMREPILQRIDPAAEPIMQLALSSNTQSHAEISRLAEDVLSDRFRTVDGVALVNVGGSLKRELSVLLRAEKLREYNVSVSDVVTALRNQNTNAPVGKVRGILDEKSIRLVGRIESPSDFEKVVIKRRGEEIVRLAQVATIEDGFAEVNSLSMRSGKPNVGISITRVRDASTVSVANKIRDMVAEINKTLPKGTILQVTRDGGENAQHSLNNVIESLVLGAVLTIFVVYAFLNSWRSTLITALSLPTSVIAAFIAVWLCGFTLNFMTLLGLSLAIGVLIDDAIVVRENIVRHMQMGKDRRTAALEGTAEIGMAVAATTFSIIAVFIPVAFMPGISGEWFRPFALTVTCSVLVSLGISFTLDPMLSAYWGDPVEEHSAPKKGIGRVLEKFNHWFDHQADRYGRVIAWALHHRRWMAVIAFGSLVGAIVLHSTHGGTSFLPASDSGNLMINVRTPSSSSIEYSRLKLEAAAVLARTLPETKDTNSSINAGGGRVYVDIGKRNTRKRSAKEIAVELREKMSRLVGAEYVVQDDLSNGSQKPIQVEFTGPDSRKLMEITNAYMDKLRAIPGAVDVGLSEQDPKNELQIELNRGLANSMGISVNDAAQSLRVAFAGVEVGDWVDPTGETRDVAVRLHPDDRVASENIERLPISVTGTSQMVPLDQIATITMGKGPSGIEHKNGKRTITVSANAQGRSNGEVTSDAMKLANSIDFPPGYGLALGGAGQDQQELFTEMLIALVMGIGLMYLILVMQFGSFTAPVAVMMSLPLSLIGVVVALVITNNTLNLMSFIGIIMLMGLVAKNAILLLDAARKREEEGHGREDALMYAGRMRLRPILMTTFALIAGMFPVALGLGEGGEFYRPLAIAIIGGTITSTILTLLVVPTFYDSIEIARDGAVAKFHRRAARMPVAVAMILTLLECVLTLLLVRFVYRMLKKAVLFLMGRRTPKATSVSLQK; translated from the coding sequence ATGTTCCTTTCCGATTTCAGTATCAAGCGGCCCACCGCCACCATCGTCCTGATCCTGGCCATGATGTGCGTCGGCTTGCTGGCGCTCAAGAAACTGCGCGTCAACCAGAACCCGGACGTCGAAGTGCCCTTCATCGTCGTCAGCATCCCTTACCCTGGCGCATCGCCCGACACGGTCGAGCGCGAAGTGGTGAACCGCCTGGAAAAGTCCTTGCAAAGCATTTCCGGCGTGACCGAAGTCAACAGCGATTCAAATGAAGGTTCGGCCAGTATCTTCCTGAAGTTTTCCTTCAATACCAACCTGATCGAAGCATCCGACAATATCCGCAATGCGATTGCCGCCGTGCGCTACAAGTTGCCGACGGAAATGCGCGAGCCTATCTTGCAGCGCATCGACCCGGCTGCCGAGCCCATCATGCAACTGGCGCTGTCGTCGAATACGCAAAGCCATGCGGAAATTTCGCGCCTGGCCGAAGACGTGCTGTCGGACCGCTTCCGCACCGTCGATGGCGTGGCGCTGGTCAATGTGGGCGGTTCGCTGAAACGCGAGCTGTCCGTGCTGCTGCGGGCAGAAAAATTGCGTGAATACAATGTGTCCGTCAGCGATGTCGTCACCGCCTTGCGTAACCAGAACACGAATGCGCCCGTGGGCAAGGTGCGCGGTATCCTGGACGAGAAAAGCATCCGTCTGGTGGGCCGCATCGAATCTCCAAGCGACTTCGAGAAAGTGGTGATCAAGCGGCGTGGCGAGGAAATCGTGCGCCTGGCGCAAGTGGCCACCATCGAAGATGGCTTTGCCGAAGTCAATAGCCTGAGCATGCGCAGCGGCAAGCCGAACGTGGGCATTTCGATCACCCGCGTGCGCGACGCGTCCACCGTCAGCGTGGCCAACAAGATCCGCGACATGGTGGCGGAAATCAACAAGACCTTGCCGAAAGGCACGATCCTGCAAGTGACGCGCGACGGCGGCGAAAACGCCCAGCATAGCTTGAACAACGTGATCGAATCGCTGGTACTGGGCGCCGTGCTGACGATTTTCGTCGTCTACGCCTTCCTGAACTCGTGGCGTTCGACCCTGATCACGGCGCTGAGCCTGCCGACGTCCGTGATTGCCGCCTTCATTGCCGTGTGGCTGTGCGGCTTTACCCTGAACTTCATGACCTTGCTGGGCCTGTCGCTGGCCATCGGCGTGCTGATCGATGACGCCATCGTCGTGCGCGAAAATATCGTGCGCCACATGCAGATGGGCAAGGACCGCCGCACGGCCGCGCTGGAAGGCACGGCCGAGATCGGCATGGCCGTGGCCGCCACGACCTTCTCCATCATCGCCGTCTTCATTCCCGTGGCCTTCATGCCCGGCATCTCTGGCGAATGGTTCCGCCCGTTTGCCTTGACGGTGACGTGCTCGGTGCTCGTCAGCCTGGGCATCTCGTTTACGCTCGACCCGATGCTGTCGGCCTACTGGGGCGACCCGGTCGAGGAACACTCGGCGCCGAAAAAGGGCATCGGCCGCGTGCTGGAAAAATTCAACCACTGGTTCGACCATCAGGCCGACCGCTATGGCCGCGTGATCGCCTGGGCCCTGCATCACCGCCGCTGGATGGCCGTCATCGCCTTCGGCAGCCTGGTGGGCGCCATTGTCCTGCACTCTACGCATGGCGGCACGAGTTTCTTGCCGGCATCCGATTCGGGCAATCTGATGATCAATGTGCGCACGCCATCGTCGAGCAGCATCGAGTATTCGCGTTTGAAACTGGAAGCGGCGGCCGTGCTGGCGCGTACCTTGCCTGAAACCAAGGATACCAACAGCTCCATCAATGCCGGCGGCGGACGGGTATATGTCGACATCGGCAAGCGCAACACCCGCAAGCGTTCGGCCAAGGAAATCGCCGTCGAGCTGCGCGAGAAGATGTCGCGCCTGGTGGGCGCCGAGTACGTGGTGCAGGATGACTTGAGCAATGGTTCGCAAAAGCCGATCCAGGTGGAATTCACGGGTCCGGATTCGCGTAAACTCATGGAGATCACGAACGCCTATATGGACAAGCTGCGCGCCATTCCTGGCGCCGTCGACGTGGGCCTGTCCGAGCAAGATCCGAAGAACGAGCTGCAGATCGAGCTCAATCGCGGCCTGGCCAACTCGATGGGTATTTCCGTCAATGACGCGGCGCAATCGTTGCGCGTGGCATTCGCCGGCGTGGAAGTGGGCGACTGGGTCGATCCGACGGGCGAGACGCGCGACGTGGCCGTGCGCCTGCATCCCGATGACCGCGTGGCATCGGAAAACATCGAGCGCCTGCCGATCAGCGTGACGGGCACGTCGCAAATGGTGCCGCTCGACCAGATCGCTACCATTACCATGGGCAAGGGCCCGTCCGGCATCGAGCACAAGAATGGCAAGCGCACGATCACCGTGTCGGCCAATGCGCAAGGTCGCTCGAACGGCGAAGTGACGAGCGACGCCATGAAGCTGGCCAACTCCATCGACTTCCCGCCCGGCTATGGCCTGGCGCTGGGCGGCGCTGGCCAGGACCAGCAAGAGCTGTTCACGGAAATGCTGATCGCGCTGGTGATGGGTATCGGCCTGATGTATTTGATCCTGGTGATGCAGTTTGGTTCATTTACGGCGCCGGTGGCCGTGATGATGTCCTTGCCGCTGAGTCTGATCGGCGTGGTGGTGGCGCTGGTGATCACGAACAACACCCTCAACCTGATGAGCTTTATCGGCATCATCATGCTGATGGGCCTGGTCGCCAAGAACGCCATCCTGCTGCTGGACGCGGCGCGCAAGCGCGAGGAAGAGGGGCATGGCCGCGAAGACGCGCTGATGTATGCGGGCCGCATGCGTCTGCGTCCCATCCTGATGACGACGTTCGCGCTGATCGCGGGCATGTTCCCCGTGGCGCTGGGCCTGGGCGAGGGTGGCGAGTTCTACCGTCCATTGGCGATCGCCATCATCGGCGGCACCATCACCTCGACGATTTTGACCCTGCTGGTCGTGCCGACCTTCTATGACAGCATCGAGATCGCCCGCGATGGCGCCGTGGCCAAGTTCCACCGCCGCGCCGCGCGCATGCCCGTAGCCGTGGCCATGATATTGACCTTGCTCGAATGCGTGCTGACCTTGCTGCTGGTGCGCTTCGTCTACCGCATGCTGAAAAAGGCCGTGCTGTTCCTGATGGGACGCCGCACGCCGAAGGCGACGTCGGTCAGCCTGCAAAAGTAA